In Peromyscus maniculatus bairdii isolate BWxNUB_F1_BW_parent chromosome 9, HU_Pman_BW_mat_3.1, whole genome shotgun sequence, one genomic interval encodes:
- the Dusp13a gene encoding dual specificity protein phosphatase 13A, with product MAEASTPKLGEEAEATPCPSVLQLEELLRAGRASCSRVDEVWPNLFIGDAATANNRFELWKLGITHVLNAAHGGLYCQGGPDYYGSGVSYLGVPAHDLPDFNISTYFSSAADFIHCALNTPGAKVLVHCVVGVSRSATLVLAYLMLHQQLSLKQAVLVVKERRWIFPNRGFLRQLCQLDQQLRGAGQS from the exons ATGGCTGAGGCCTCCACCCCAAAACTGGgggaagaagcagaagccacaCCTTGCCCCAGTGTCCTGCAGCTGGAAGAGCTCCTGAGGGCCGGGAGAGCCTCTTGTAGCCGCGTAGACGAAGTCTGGCCCAACCTTTTCATAGGAGATGC GGCCACGGCAAATAACCGCTTTGAGCTGTGGAAGCTGGGAATTACCCATGTGCTGAATGCCGCCCACGGGGGACTCTACTGTCAGGGAGGCCCTGACTACTACGGCAGCGGTGTGAGCTACCTGGGGGTACCAGCCCACGACCTCCCTGATTTCAACATCAGCACCTACTTCTCCTCAGCAGCTGACTTCATCCACTGTGCCCTCAACACACCTGGGG CTAAGGTGCTAGTGCACTGCGTGGTAGGCGTGAGCCGCTCTGCCACACTGGTCCTGGCCTACCTCATGCTGCACCAGCAGCTGTCCCTGAAGCAGGCGGTCCTCGTGGTGAAGGAGCGCCGATGGATCTTCCCCAATCGCGGCTTCCTCCGCCAGCTCTGCCAGCTGGACCAGCAACTGCGGGGGGCAGGCCAGAGCTAA